Within the Balneolales bacterium ANBcel1 genome, the region TCCTCCATGAAGTCATCCCGCTCGATGTAAAGCTCTCTTCCGAACGGAATTTTCCGGAAACCGGCGGATTCATCCTCCGGATTATTCTCGCTTTCAAGCTCCTCGAACTCCCCTTCCTGCCAGTTGGTGATCACCAGTTTCACGGGGTCGAACACCACCATGCGTCTCAGGGAAATTTTGTTCAGATGTTCCCGGGCGCAGAACTCCAAAAGCGACAGGTCAATCAGGTTATCCCTTTTGGCCACACCGATTCGGGTGCAAAAGTCACGAATCGCCTCCGGAGTAAAACCACGTCGGCGCAGGCCGGATATGGTCGGCATGCGGGGATCGTCCCACCCTTCCACAACACCCATTTCGACCAGTTTCAGCAGGCGGCGCTTGCTCATGATGGTATAGGACATGTTGAGGCGCGCAAACTCATACTGCCGGGAGGGGAAAAGATCCAGTTTATCAATAAACCAGTCGTACAGTTCCCGGTGCGGCATAAACTCAAGAGTACAAATGGAATGGGTGATCTTTTCGATGGCGTCACTTTGCCCGTGGGTCATATCGTAGGTAGGATAGACACACCACTTGTCGCCGGTTCGGTGATGGGCGGCGTACTTGATACGGTAGATAACTGGGTCCCGCATAAGCATATTGGGCGAGGCCATATCGATTTTTGCGCGGAGGGTACGGGAGCCCTCATCAAACTCACCGGCCCGCATCCGCCGGAACAGGTCCTCGTTTTCCTCCGGTGACCTGTCGCGGTACGGACTGTCTGTTCCCGGACGCGTGGGTGTTCCCTTGGCGGCGGCGATCTCCTCGGATGTAGAGTCATCGACATAGGCGAGCCCCATGCGGATGAGTCTTACCGCAAACTCATAAAGTTGCTCAAAATAGTCACTGGCATACAACTCCCGAGCCCACTTATACCCCAGCCACTGCACATCGTACTTGATACTGTCAACATACTCGACTTCCTCGGTAGCAGGGTTGGTATCATCGAAACGCAGGTTGGTCTCCCCCCCATACTTTTGTGCCAGCCCAAAATTCACGGATATGGACTTGGCATGGCCGATGTGCAGGTACCCGTTGGGTTCCGGCGGAAAACGGGTGAGGATGGTACTGTGTTTGCCTTCCTTCAGATCCTTTTCAATAATTTCTTCGAGGAAGTTCTTGGATACGCGCTCTTCTGCTGTGTTTTCTGACATGTAACTTGAGAGATTGGGGTTGGAGATGAGGTTGGAGCTGCAGATTGGAATTTGACGAGATTGGAGATTGGAGATTGGGGGTTGGACGGTGTTGGGGCTTGAGATGGAGGTAGAGGTGGAGGTGGAGCTGAATTGGGGTTGCAGGTTGAGGCTTTAGATTGGAATTGGAAACTTTGCGAGGTTGGGAGTTGGGATTGGACTGGGTTGGAGTTTGTGTTGGGACTGGGGTTACAGGTTGAAGCTTCAGATTGTAATTGGAGACTGTGCGAGGTTGGGAGTTGGGATTGGACTGGGTTGGAGGTAGGTGGATACTGAAGGATGCTGAAGGATGCTGATTCAAATCATGCCCAATATAGCCAAAAATGCAGAAAACCGAACGCCCCGGATCGCAATACAAGTCAAAGGAGATTCCATGTAACGCGGGTGGTGGCAATGCCTCGAAACTCATGAGGAATCGGTGGTTGATTAGCAAGATACTGCACCATTTGGATTATCATAATCCTGCAAAATAGCGATAATAGAGATGTTTTTGGGTATCCAGGAACACAAGACCCGTTTTAATAGCAAATCCGGATCATGAAAAGGACGAATGTTTAAACGTCCTCGAAAGGTAATCGACTTTTAATCACCAAAAGAGGTTTTCACCGAACTCGTTGCGTAAGAAACTTGAGACCGTCAAGCTTTCACCGAATTGGTTGCGTAAGAAACTTGAGACTGCCTTCTTCTCTCCTTGCCATGCGGATCTTTGATAGCACCGAAAAAAGGAAAAAGCAGGTGCAAATGTAAAATGAAGAAGCCGCTTGCCATAATCTTCCCAATCTATTATTCTGGAAAAAATACATTTGGCGCCGGTGAGTGCGGTCAATACGGAGGGGGGCAGGAATTCCAATACCTGCTGATGGGCAATGAGAGCAGAGAGACCCTTTTGCAAACGTGACTCACAAGGCGGAGCTTTGTCCGCGACCGGCACTTACTCGCACATCTCATACAATCCGGATATGTCCAAAGCATGGCAGGAAGTGATTCAGGATTCCCAATCAAGACGAAGACAAGCTAATTCAGCTTAGACCAATCCTTTCCCTTCCAATCCAGGGTGCAATGAAGCTTTTCAGAGCATGACGGCTACGGCTCGATATAAAAAACACCGGCGAAATTGTGCTACATGCCAGCCGGTTTGATGGGAAATATCAGCCGGTCACACCCCTTGTTTTCCTAAGAGTGAAATGAGATATCTTTACTTTGAGGTGATCTGACTGCAGGCCTTCATGGTTTTTCTTGGGCTTGGTCGTTAAGAAAAACCATACGCAGGCCAGGTCACCTGGCGGTCTCAAGTTTCCAACGCAACATTTCCAACAAACGGAGATCTTGCGCTTAGCATATCAATCCATGGACTCAAACATCAAGCGGACTCCTGACGGCAAGTCCGGAAGTCTTCAACACATGGGTATAGATCATGGTCGTTGCCACATCATTATGTCCCAGAAGCTCCTGGACGGTCCGGATATCGTAACCTGCTTGAAGCAAATGAGTGGCAAACGAATGTCGGAGAGTATGCGACGAGACCTTTTTCGAGATACCGGCAAGCCGTACAGCCTGCCTGAGTTCCCTGTGAAGTGTCTCTCTGGATATATGAAACCGCGAATGGTTACCGGTCTGCGGATCACGTCCGATGGTTTGTGATGGAAACAAGAACTGCCATCCTGGTTCCGTCGCTGCATTGGGATACTTTTTTGCCAGTGCATGGGGTAGCGAGACGGCACCAAAACCGCGACGCAGATCCCTCTCATGAATTTTTCCAACTCTGACAATTTGCTTCTTGATTCCCTCCAGCAAAGATTCAGGCAAAACGGTTGTTCTGTCTTTCTTACCTTTCCCATCACGAACCATGATTTGTTTGTATTCCGTATCGATATCCTTGATACGCAATCGAATGCACTCCGATATCCGCATCCCGGTTCCATACATCAGCTTGAGGGGTAACTCCGCCTTGCCCTGAATCAGATCCAAAACCCTACGCACTTCCTTTGCACTGAGAACCACCGGCAGCCGGCTTACCTTCTTTGACCACTCCACTTCATCAACATAAAAATCCGTTTCATCCATTACCTGGCGATACAAAAACAGTATGGCACACAATGCCTGGTTCTGCGTTGATGGAGATACATTTCTGCGATTCACCAAATACGTTAGAAACTCCTTTACCTTATCCTCGTTCAGCCTGGCAGGATGGATTTTCTTGTGAAACAGGATGAATTCTCTGACCCATTTCACATAATTCTTTTCCGTGCTGTAGCTATACCCTTTTATCCGGATCCTGTCACGCAACTGGCGAATGATTCCGGTTTTCACTGCGGGGTCGGCATCAGCAGTTAAATGATCATCTTGCGTTGGAATCTTTGTTCTTTCACTCTTTGGAGCACAATCTGGCTTGCCGGGTTGAGCAAGTCTGGTGTTTTGTCCCTCCTTGCCGGGTCGCTCATTACTATTAAGATGTTCATGATGGTCGGCTCGATACTTTCTATCCGGAGCCTTATGAATGCTAGAAGGATTTTGTCTTCCTGAACGTGACTGGCTGTCGGAACGACTCTCGATACCGGACAACTTCCGCTTGTTGGAATCATTTCGATTCTGGCAACTCCCGGTATCATCAATCCGGCCACGGATATCACGCTCATTGTGATTTGCTGAGTGTTTTCCATGATCAGACTTCCTGCTCGAAAAATTGCGCACTGGCTTTTCAGACAAATTCCAAGGATTTGATGCTTGCTGTTTCCCGTCCTGCCTGTGCTCCTTATCTCGCCCAGAGCTACCGGGACGATTTTGTCTTCCTGAACATGACTGGCTGTCGATGCTGACTGATTCAATAA harbors:
- a CDS encoding integron integrase, which encodes MNKIPEHRIYWVDDIPCIARHLNSCESNDRFGMFPSFSTFGTNHHIGFSISDSYQLSRAGTHGGEMQRMVRRSSNESAVGFVVSPPILRSSSIASEHGTSANCIHFIESVSIDSQSCSGRQNRPGSSGRDKEHRQDGKQQASNPWNLSEKPVRNFSSRKSDHGKHSANHNERDIRGRIDDTGSCQNRNDSNKRKLSGIESRSDSQSRSGRQNPSSIHKAPDRKYRADHHEHLNSNERPGKEGQNTRLAQPGKPDCAPKSERTKIPTQDDHLTADADPAVKTGIIRQLRDRIRIKGYSYSTEKNYVKWVREFILFHKKIHPARLNEDKVKEFLTYLVNRRNVSPSTQNQALCAILFLYRQVMDETDFYVDEVEWSKKVSRLPVVLSAKEVRRVLDLIQGKAELPLKLMYGTGMRISECIRLRIKDIDTEYKQIMVRDGKGKKDRTTVLPESLLEGIKKQIVRVGKIHERDLRRGFGAVSLPHALAKKYPNAATEPGWQFLFPSQTIGRDPQTGNHSRFHISRETLHRELRQAVRLAGISKKVSSHTLRHSFATHLLQAGYDIRTVQELLGHNDVATTMIYTHVLKTSGLAVRSPLDV
- a CDS encoding glutamine--tRNA ligase/YqeY domain fusion protein; protein product: MSENTAEERVSKNFLEEIIEKDLKEGKHSTILTRFPPEPNGYLHIGHAKSISVNFGLAQKYGGETNLRFDDTNPATEEVEYVDSIKYDVQWLGYKWARELYASDYFEQLYEFAVRLIRMGLAYVDDSTSEEIAAAKGTPTRPGTDSPYRDRSPEENEDLFRRMRAGEFDEGSRTLRAKIDMASPNMLMRDPVIYRIKYAAHHRTGDKWCVYPTYDMTHGQSDAIEKITHSICTLEFMPHRELYDWFIDKLDLFPSRQYEFARLNMSYTIMSKRRLLKLVEMGVVEGWDDPRMPTISGLRRRGFTPEAIRDFCTRIGVAKRDNLIDLSLLEFCAREHLNKISLRRMVVFDPVKLVITNWQEGEFEELESENNPEDESAGFRKIPFGRELYIERDDFMEDPPKKFFRLGPGRSVRLKSAYIITCDDFVKDDEGNLTEVHCRYHPDSKSGSDTSGIKAKGTLHWVSIPHAHRIEIREYDRLFTVENPVEEAARTGGEFTDFVNPDSLNVISSAYAEPVLADDTPVWGVGNSNSADSPDTTAAESADDHINSGSGNARKDASGHGADDVHSSRDASQVGDGSVGSDPSVTVSPEMPYFQFMRKGYYYPDKNSTPEKQVFNRTATLRDTWARKSKK